A section of the Parasteatoda tepidariorum isolate YZ-2023 chromosome 6, CAS_Ptep_4.0, whole genome shotgun sequence genome encodes:
- the LOC107451800 gene encoding carboxy-terminal kinesin 2 (The sequence of the model RefSeq protein was modified relative to this genomic sequence to represent the inferred CDS: added 168 bases not found in genome assembly), producing the protein MSRIPHIGLTKQPSQIQDENAFRRPIGSQTVKRSVENQSGNQGNQPAVKKLRVEVSSTTSNKKRAVSGSRIFIKNAGFSDIAKKNALKPIPDSNLMRGSMPALNLAKSSRAVTVSKPPKRQPWDLKGRIQDMEETFKETQKQNTTLLEQLAINNQRIAALESDNSLLNKDVQIKSCESEEAMVQISELQKKLKKKSDECEVVVKEKECLSSKLEELNKKYNDFLNAHDQEVSALRLNISSLTSNKLVVQTQLDASESVIKNLNEEKRQLIEEKRKLIESNSEKDRRIANLESRLLEEESTRRKLHNTIQELKGNIRVFCRMRPPLDEEMRNGMVCADISVPNRKMIEIFQISEGNKIEKKSDFSFDCVFPPSSPQAEVFEEISQLVQSAIDGYNVCIFAYGQTGSGKTYTMEGPENIVDFSSSESETHLGMIPRSVQQIFRRISELEHRGWTYKVEALFLEIYNERIQDLLNRESQNGSRCEIKKSAAKGNDCLLSNVSASPVTCSDDVFILLKKARKSRVVFSTKCNEHSSRSHYVFQLKIVGENSITSESCEGILNLVDLAGSERVKDSGSEGERLTEAKAINKSLSVLGKVIMSLSRKDNHIPYRDSKLTHLLANSLGGNSKTLMFVNISPDKENLNETINSLRFATKVNQCNIGTAQKRVK; encoded by the exons ATGAGTCGTATTCCACATATAGGATTGACCAAGCAACCTTCACAGATTCAAGATGAAAATGCTTTTAGAAGACCTATAGGAAGTCAAACTGTTAAAAGATCAGTAGAAAATCAG tCTGGTAATCAAGGTAACCAACCTGCCGTAAAGAAACTTAGAGTTGAAGTTTCTTCGACGACCTCCAATAAAAAGAGAGCTGTATCTGGTTcaagaattttcataaaaaatgctgGTTTCTCAGACATTGCTAAAAAGAATg cTCTAAAACCGATTCCAGACAGCAATCTAATGCGAGGTAGTATGCCAGCTTTAAATCTTGCAAAAAGTAGTAGGGCAGTTACTGTCTCTAAGCCTCCTAAAAGGCAGCCATGGGATCTAAAAGGTCGCATACAAGATATGGAAGAAACATTTAAGGAAACACAGAAGCAAAATACTACTCTACTCGAACAGCTTGCCATCAATAACCAACGTATTGCTGCTCTTGAAAGTGACAACTCTCTCTTGAACAAAGATGTTCAGATAAAGTCCTGTGAGTCAGAAGAAGCTATGGTGCAAATATCAGAGTTACAGAAAAAGttgaa gaaaaagtcAGACGAATGTGAGGTGgttgtaaaagaaaaagaatgtcTTTCGTCAAAATTAGAGGAACTGAATAAGAAGTACAATGATTTCCTAAATGCCCATGATCAGGAAGTATCCGCTTTGAGACTAAATATTTCTAGCCTCACCAGTAACAAATTAGTTGTTCAGACTCAACTAGATGCCTCAGAA agtgtaattaaaaatctgaatgaAGAGAAAAGACAAttgattgaagaaaaaagaaagctaaTAGAGTCCAACTCTGAGAAAGACCGAAGAATAGCCAACTTGGAATCTAGATTGTTAGAGGAAGAGTCGACTAGAAGGAAACTTCACAATACCATTCAAGAATtaaag gGCAACATTCGAGTATTTTGTAGAATGCGACCACCATTAGATGAGGAAATGAGAAATGGCATGGTATGTGCTGATATATCTGTTCCAAATcgaaaaatgattgaaattttccaaatatcAGAAGGCAATAAAATTGAA AAAAAATCTGACTTCTCTTTTGACTGTGTTTTTCCGCCATCTTCCCCTCAAGCCGAGGTATTTGAAGAGATTTCACAGCTTGTGCAATCAGCTATTGATGGCTACAATGTGTGTATTTTTGCATATGGTCAAACCGGGTCTGGAAAAACTTATACTATGGAAGGACCAGAAAATATTGTGGATTTTTCGTCATCTGAGAGTGAAACCCATCTTGGAATGATACCCAGATCCGTCCAGCAGATATTTCGACGCATCTCAGAGTTAGAACATAGAGGCTGGACa gtatttattttactgaaaaaagctCGTAAAAGTAGAGTTGTATTTTCCACTAAATGTAATGAACACTCCTCAAGATCACATTATGTGTTTCAACTGAAAATTGTTGGTGAAAATTCTATTACAAGTGAAAGCTGTGAAG gcaTTTTGAATCTGGTTGACCTAGCAGGAAGTGAAAGAGTTAAAGACTCAGGCTCTGAAGGAGAAAGATTAACTGAAGCAAAGGCTATTAACAAATCTTTATCGGTTCTCGGTAAAGTAATAATGTCATTATCCAGGAAG gATAATCATATACCATACAGAGACAGTAAGTTAACTCATCTGCTCGCCAACTCTCTTGGTGGAAATAGTAAAACTCTTATGTTTGTAAATATTAGTCCTGATAAGGAAAATCTAAATGAAACAATCAACTCACTTAGATTTGCCACTAAg GTGAATCAGTGTAATATTGGAACTGCACAGAAGCgtgtgaaataa